In one Dermacentor albipictus isolate Rhodes 1998 colony chromosome 4, USDA_Dalb.pri_finalv2, whole genome shotgun sequence genomic region, the following are encoded:
- the LOC135907166 gene encoding uncharacterized protein, whose product MCSLVGAVSAARVGRGIRCTEKPAEDYQVVLPHLPTGASVLNTVFLHADVKARPYRVEHVRDSLARLSLMPEVVALGAYQMNHLWAVTFKDEEGKRKILEAEAFNVKDHRCMVIDPRDRGVRLKLYWLLHGVPDEDVRVALAPFGKVTEISRDKWKVKGCIDKGSTTRSVTLKLNVGLTVDDLPHQLRVAEDMALVFVPGRAPLCLRCRGIGHIRRECRVPRCGVCRRFGHDDSQCVRSYASVTGPLQRDVVSEHMMDAADAEEASREDNDVAKTPAKPLEPSPGAVQEATLGGETLAAAPETKPETATCDAGVNAASASSSLPQEVGQEATDVEMITTGSIAAKRAHEDTGNAGITTASGTGEPPTKASTTRRSMRKPQPNVPPGSRVAPKTPPP is encoded by the coding sequence ATGTGCTCCCTTGTAGGGGCGGTTTCAGCGGCCCGTGTGGGCCGTGGTATCAGGTGTACTGAAAAGCCGGCTGAAGACTACCAGGTTGTTCTGCCTCATCTGCCCACAGGTGCTTCTGTTTTAAACACCGTTTTTTTGCATGCCGATGTGAAAGCCAGGCCATATCGAGTGGAGCATGTCCGAGATAGCCTTGCACGTCTTTCGTTGATGCCGGAAGTGGTGGCCCTCGGGGCATACCAAATGAATCACCTGTGGGCAGTGACGTTTAAGGACGAGGAAGGCAAGAGGAAGATATTAGAAGCTGAAGCGTTCAACGTTAAAGACCACCGCTGCATGGTCATCGACCCGCGCGACCGAGGTGTCCGACTGAAGCTATACTGGCTGCTTCATGGCGTACCGGACGAAGACGTGCGAGTGGCTTTGGCGCCGTTTGGAAAAGTGACGGAAATTAGCAGAGACAAGTGGAAGGTCAAGGGCTGCATTGACAAAGGATCAACCACCCGCTCGGTGACGCTGAAATTAAATGTGGGCCTCACTGTGGACGACCTACCACACCAACTGCGTGTTGCTGAGGATATGGCGCTCGTCTTCGTTCCTGGCAGAGCGCCGCTCTGCCTCCGATGCCGTGGCATCGGACACATCCGGCGAGAGTGCCGCGTTCCACGATGTGGGGTCTGTCGTCGCTTCGGCCACGATGATTCCCAATGTGTGCGCTCTTATGCCAGCGTTACAGGCCCACTCCAAAGGGACGTAGTATCCGAACACATGATGGACGCCGCAGATGCCGAAGAAGCTAGCAGGGAGGACAACGACGTGGCGAAGACTCCTGCAAAGCCCCTTGAACCCTCCCCAGGAGCTGTCCAGGAAGCGACCCTGGGGGGTGAGACCTTGGCTGCAGCCCCGGAAACGAAGCCAGAGACTGCGACATGCGACGCAGGCGTGAACGCAGCAAGCGCGTCATCGTCACTGCCGCAAGAAGTCGGCCAGGAAGCAACGGACGTCGAGATGATTACGACCGGAAGCATCGCTGCAAAGCGTGCTCACGAAGACACTGGCAATGCAGGAATAACTACTGCGTCGGGCACCGGCGAACCTCCAACGAAGGCATCGACTACGCGGCGGTCTATGCGCAAACCGCAGCCGAACGTGCCGCCTGGCAGTAGGGTGGCCCCTAAAACGCCTCCGCCCTAG